Within Acidobacteriota bacterium, the genomic segment AGAGCGAGGCGCACGGCCATCTCCTTCCGGCGATCGAGCGCGCGCGCCAGGAGGATGTTCGCGACGTTGGCCCCCGCGACGAGGAGCACGAGCGCGGCGATGCCGAGCGCGAGCGCCGCCCCGCGCGCGTACGCCGCGCGGTCGTTCGGGCCGAGGACCGCCTCGGCGAGGGGGAGGACGGTGGCGCTCCACCCCTTGTTCTCCTCCGGATGCTCCCGCGCGAGGCGCGCCGCGATCGTTCTCATCTCCGCCCCCGCCCCCTCGAAGGTCGCGCCGGGGGCGAGCCTGCCGAAGACCTGGAGGAGCCCCGAGTGCCGGCGCTCCGCGATGAAGGACGCGACCCCCGTGAGGACCTGGCGGCGCATCGTGAGAGGGATCCAGAGCTCCGCGGGCCTCAGGAGCGAGAGGCCGGTGAACCCGGCCGGGGCGACGCCGGCGATCGTGAAGGGGTGGTTGTTCACCGAGATCGTGCGCCCCACGGCCGACGGGTCGCCCGCGAACCGTCTCTGCCACAGCCCGTGGCTCAGCACGACCGAGGGCTGCGTGTCGAACGGGCGGTCGTCCTCGACGGCGAACGTCCGGCCCGCCGCGGCCGGCTCGCCGAGAAGCGAGAAGTAGTTCGACGTGACGATCTCCCCGTCGACGCGCTCCGGCGTCCCCCCGGCCGCGAGGGAGAGGGGGATGGATCGGTAGCCGGCCAGGCCCGCGAAGGCGCGGCTCGACTCCCGGTCGTCGAGGAAGTTCGGGAGCGACGTCCCGCCGAAGCCCGGGTTCCTCTCGTCGGTGGTGTAGATCGCGGCGAGAGCGCCGGGGTCGCGCGCGGTGACGGGGCGGAGGAACCCCGCGTTGACGAACGTGAAGACGGCGGTGGCCGCTCCCATCCCGACTCCGAGAGAGCCCACGGCGATAATCGTCGACACCGGCCGCGCCAGGATGCCCCGGAGAGCGGAGCGGAGGTCGCTGCGCATGGGCCGGGTCAAAGCACGCCGTGTGCCATCGGGAAGTCGCGGCGGCGCGGGCGGCCCCGGCGAATCATCGCCCCGCGGTGTCCGCTTCCGGAACGCGCGAGTCCGGATGCGAGATGGCGCGGGACCCTGCGATATACTCGCCGGCCGCATGCCGCTGAGACCCGGAACCCGTCTCGGACCCTACGAGATCCTCGCCCCCCTCGGCGCGGGGGGGATGGGAGAGGTCTACAAGGCGAAGGACACCCGCCTCGATCGCCTCGTCGCCATCAAGGTCCTCCCGGCACACCTCCGGGAGCACCCCGAGCTGAAGGCGCGCTTCGACCGGGAGGCGCGCGCCATCTCGGCCCTCTCGCACCCGAACATCTGCACCCTCCACGACGTGGGTTCGCAGGAGGGGGTCGACTTCCTCGTGATGGAGCACCTCGAGGGGGAGACGCTCGCCTCGCGCCTCGCGAAGGGTGCGCTGCCGGCGGATCAGTCGCTTCGCATCGCGGTCGAGATCGCGGGCGCCCTCGAGCGAGCCCACCGCGGCGGCGTCGTGCACCGGGATCTGAAGCCCGGCAACGTGATGCTGACCCGCGCCGGCGCGAAGCTCCTGGACTTCGGCCTCGCGCGCCTCCTCGCCGCCGAGACGAAGCTCGCCTCGGATCTCTCCTCCCTGGCCACCGAGCACAAGGATCTGACGGCGCAGGGGACGATCATGGGGACCTTCCAGTACATGGCCCCCGAGCAGCTCGAAGGGGGGGAGGCCGACGCCCGGTCCGACATCTTCGCCTTCGGCTCGATGCTCTACGAGATGGTCACCGGCCGCAAGGCTTTCTCGGGGAAGAGCCAGGCGAGCCTGATCGCCTCGATCCTCTCGTCCGAGCCCCCCGCGATCACGGCCATCCAGCCGATGACGCCGCCGGCTCTCGACCGCGTTGTGAAGCGCTGCATGGCGAAGTCCCCCGACGAGCGCTGGCAGAGCGCGGCGGATCTCGCAAGCGAGCTGCGGTGGATCCTCGAGGGAGGGTCTTCGGCGGGGATCCCGGCGCCCGTGACGGCGCGGCGCGTGCGGCGCGAGCGGCTCTGGATGGGTATCGCGGCGGCGGCCGGGATCGTCGCGATCGCCTCCGTGCTGCTCGCAGTGCGCGCACGGACGTCGGTCCCCACCCCTCCGATGCGCCTGTCGCTCGCCGACGCGACCGGGGTCCGTCACGCGCCGTTCGGCCACGTCGCGGTCTCTCCCGACGGCCGGCAGCTCGCGATCATCGCTTTCTCCGCCGACGGGAAGCAGACGCAGCTGCTCGTGAGGGGGATCGACGCGTCGGGCGCGCGCACCCTCGCCGGCACGGAGGGGGCGACGGCTCCCTTCTGGTCCCCTGACTCGCGCTACCTGGGCTTCTTCGCGAACGGCAATCTGAAAAAGGTCAGCGCGGCCGGGGGGCCGGCCGTGGTCGTCGCCGACGCGCCGAACGGCAAGGGCGGGAGTTGGAACCGGGAAGGGGTGATCATCTTCTCCGCAAAAGAGTACGAGGGGCTGTCCCGCGTCTCCGCCGAAGGAGGGGCCGTCGAGCCGGCGACGACGATGGATCCGAGCGAGGAGGCCCACCGCTGGCCCTGGTTCCTCCCGGATGGGAAGCGCTTCGTCTTCCTGGGGGACGCCGCGCGGACGGAGGATCACTACCTGAGGCTCGGCTCGCTCGGCTCTCTCGAGACGACC encodes:
- a CDS encoding ABC transporter permease, with translation MSTIIAVGSLGVGMGAATAVFTFVNAGFLRPVTARDPGALAAIYTTDERNPGFGGTSLPNFLDDRESSRAFAGLAGYRSIPLSLAAGGTPERVDGEIVTSNYFSLLGEPAAAGRTFAVEDDRPFDTQPSVVLSHGLWQRRFAGDPSAVGRTISVNNHPFTIAGVAPAGFTGLSLLRPAELWIPLTMRRQVLTGVASFIAERRHSGLLQVFGRLAPGATFEGAGAEMRTIAARLAREHPEENKGWSATVLPLAEAVLGPNDRAAYARGAALALGIAALVLLVAGANVANILLARALDRRKEMAVRLAL
- a CDS encoding serine/threonine-protein kinase, which translates into the protein MPLRPGTRLGPYEILAPLGAGGMGEVYKAKDTRLDRLVAIKVLPAHLREHPELKARFDREARAISALSHPNICTLHDVGSQEGVDFLVMEHLEGETLASRLAKGALPADQSLRIAVEIAGALERAHRGGVVHRDLKPGNVMLTRAGAKLLDFGLARLLAAETKLASDLSSLATEHKDLTAQGTIMGTFQYMAPEQLEGGEADARSDIFAFGSMLYEMVTGRKAFSGKSQASLIASILSSEPPAITAIQPMTPPALDRVVKRCMAKSPDERWQSAADLASELRWILEGGSSAGIPAPVTARRVRRERLWMGIAAAAGIVAIASVLLAVRARTSVPTPPMRLSLADATGVRHAPFGHVAVSPDGRQLAIIAFSADGKQTQLLVRGIDASGARTLAGTEGATAPFWSPDSRYLGFFANGNLKKVSAAGGPAVVVADAPNGKGGSWNREGVIIFSAKEYEGLSRVSAEGGAVEPATTMDPSEEAHRWPWFLPDGKRFVFLGDAARTEDHYLRLGSLGSLETTRLFRAVTTVAYVPGYLVFVRDRSLLAQPVDPKTLQPAGEPTILGEGIVSSGDNHQLGFSISETGLLVFRSADVDSRLTWLDRAGKAIEDLDEAGQFQDVALSPSGRFAVFGRKTPDGRIADYWSRDLARGVTSRLTFHPGADFSPLWSRDEREIVLSSSRARDGQIFRRAAAEAAGEKMVADFSTTTTPTSWSPDGRTVLLTSGTLETKLDILKLDMSSGATPQPLIRTPFDEYGAVFSPDGRWIAYTSEESGRAEIYLQSYPSPATRLQVTSQGGSYPRWRADGGEVFFVTNTSHESAIEIRQAASGPEAGKAVDLFELRGDSCAPAPDGKRFLCDIRKEDPWMTPMTFVVNWPAIVAAGSAPR